The genome window GACCGCAGGTTCCCGGTGACCACGAAGCGGGTCTCCGTCGCGTTCGGCAGCACCGAGCGCGCGGCCTGCCGGGCCTGTTTCGCCCGCAGAACGGTGTTCGACTCCCCGGCGAAACGCTCCTCGAGCGCCTCCAGCAGTTCCTCATAGGATTCCCGCGCCACAGCGGTCGACCGCAGGAACAGGTCCTCCAGCTCCCGGTCGCCCCGGATACTGTCGGGGACAACCACCTGCGACTCACCCGAGGGGACGTACCGCTGGGACAGCTGGCTGAAGGAGAAGTGCCGGTGCCGCATGATCTCCTGCGCACAGGACCGCGAGACCCCCCGCAGGTACATGGTCGCCGAGGCGTGCTCCAGCAGGCTGAGATGGCCGACATCCATGATGTGCCGGACGTAGGCTTCCGCCGACGCCGTGTGCGGGTTCGGCCGGTCCCAGGTCTCGTAGCAGGCCCGGCCGGAGAACTCGATGAGGGACGCAGCGTCCCCCGCCGTCGCCTCCGGAACCCAGTCCACGTCCTCCGGCGGGGTGAACGTGGTGTGGGCGATGAGCCGGACCGAGAACTCCGCCGGTGTGGCGTTCATGGGTACTGCTCCCTTACTCCGCGGCGGCCGGGACGCCGAGACCGTCGAGACCGAGGAAGCTCTCCAGCCCGACCGTCAGCCCCGGGGTGGCCGGAACCTTATCGACACCCAGCAGGACGCCGGGCACGAAAGATTCACGGTCGTAGGAATCCTGCTTGATCGTCAGGGTCTGACCGGCTGCACCGAGGATGACCTGCTCGTGGGCGACCATGCCGGTCATCCGGACAGCGTGGACCGGGATCCCGTCGACGTCAGCGCCACGGGCGCCCGGCAGCGACTGGTCGGTGGCGTCCGGCTGGGCGCCAAGACCGGCGGCACGCCGTGCCCGGGCGATGCCCTCGGCCGTGTGGACCGCGGTACCCGAGGGGGCGTCCTTCTTATTCGGGTGGTGCAGCTCGATGACCTCGGCCGAGTCGAAGTACGGTGCGGCGATCTCCGCGAGCTTCATGGTGAGCACCGCCGAGATGGCGAAGTTCGGGGCCACGAGGACGCCGACCGTCGGATTGTCCGCGAGCCAGCCACGCAGCGTGGCGTACCGCTCCGCGGTCCAGCCGGTGGTGCCGACCACAGCGTGGATCCCGTGCGAGACACAGAACTCCAGGTTGCCCATCACCGCGTCCGGAACGGTGAAGTCGACGATGACCTCGGTCCCGGAGTCGACGAGCGCCTGCAGGTCATCGGCATGGTCGAGTGCGGCGGAGAGTTCGAGGCCCGCCGTGCGCTGCACTGCGGCGACCACCGCGGAACCGACCCGGCCCTGGGCCCCCAGAACGCCGACCTTCGTCATCTGTACTTCTCCTTCACATGTGGTGGGAGCCGGTCGTGGACCGGCCGTTGACTGGTAGTTGACTAGACGTTGACTAGTCGTTGACGAGGACCAGGGAGATCTTGCCGCGGTTGTCGATGTCCGCGATCTCGACCTCGAGGGACTGGCCAACGGTGACCTCGTCCTCGACCTTCTCCACCCGACGGTCGCCGCCGAGGTTGGAGATGTGCAGCAGGCCGTCCCGGCCCGGGAGCAGGGAAATGAAGGCACCGAAGGCGGTGGTCTTCACGACGGTGCCGAGGAAGCGGTCGCCGATCTTCGGCAGCTGCGGGTTGGCGATGGAGTTCACCTTGTCGAGGGCGGCCTCAGCGGCCTTGCCGTCGGACGCGGAGACGAAGACGGTGCCGTCGTCCTCGATGGAGATGTTGGCACCGGTCTCCTCGGTGATCTGGTTGATCGTCTTGCCCTTCGGGCCGATGAGTTCCCCGATCTTGTTCTGCGGGATCTTCACGGTGGTGATGCGCGGCGCGAAGTCGCTCATCTCCTCCGGCCCTTCGATGGCCTCCGCCATGGTCGAGAGGATCTCCAGGCGGGCACCGCGGGCCTGGGCGAGCGCGTCGACGAGCACCTTGGCGGGGATGCCGTCGACCTTGGTGTCCAGCTGCAGGGCGGTGACGAAGTCGGCGGTA of Corynebacterium terpenotabidum Y-11 contains these proteins:
- the dapB gene encoding 4-hydroxy-tetrahydrodipicolinate reductase; the protein is MTKVGVLGAQGRVGSAVVAAVQRTAGLELSAALDHADDLQALVDSGTEVIVDFTVPDAVMGNLEFCVSHGIHAVVGTTGWTAERYATLRGWLADNPTVGVLVAPNFAISAVLTMKLAEIAAPYFDSAEVIELHHPNKKDAPSGTAVHTAEGIARARRAAGLGAQPDATDQSLPGARGADVDGIPVHAVRMTGMVAHEQVILGAAGQTLTIKQDSYDRESFVPGVLLGVDKVPATPGLTVGLESFLGLDGLGVPAAAE
- the thyX gene encoding FAD-dependent thymidylate synthase; protein product: MNATPAEFSVRLIAHTTFTPPEDVDWVPEATAGDAASLIEFSGRACYETWDRPNPHTASAEAYVRHIMDVGHLSLLEHASATMYLRGVSRSCAQEIMRHRHFSFSQLSQRYVPSGESQVVVPDSIRGDRELEDLFLRSTAVARESYEELLEALEERFAGESNTVLRAKQARQAARSVLPNATETRFVVTGNLRSWRHFIAMRAAEHADPEIRRVAVACLNLLQDLSPEVFADFTVTRLRDGSETATSPYVADM